In Vigna unguiculata cultivar IT97K-499-35 chromosome 3, ASM411807v1, whole genome shotgun sequence, a single genomic region encodes these proteins:
- the LOC114175782 gene encoding uncharacterized protein LOC114175782 has translation MEMEQNSAPILEPVDSTTISKTKSVEYAEVPLDKQNFEASPFVIISAVLSVISAFIDMLFSILVLAAGFLTVYLNATTNWLKKTTEKLNAKGKEIESHMNRGETNNPNQDGNSKEDHRLVTSSINRCETSNSAEKRYALDNCFNNKDNGDQDYSNCEIIGCSMAKDCYNNEASGLQDLSQANLNISESENCFNNKSSKSQTYRRAKIGNPNDPDFAIRNTYNNEKNGAQNRDDYKYLPRGNIMNEHQTPN, from the exons ATGGAAATGGAGCAGAACTCA GCACCAATTTTGGAACCTGTAGATTCAACAACCATTAGCAAAACCAAGTCCGTGGAATATGCAG AAGTCCCCTTGGACAAGCAAAATTTTGAAGCTTCTCCATTCGTCATCATTAGCGCAGTTCTATCTGTTATATCTGCGTTCATCGATATGCTCTTTTCAATTCTTGTATTGGCAGCTGGTTTCCTAACTGTTTATCTAAATGCTACAACCAATTGGCTAAAGAAAACCACGGAGAAATTAAACGCCAAGGGCAAGGAAATAGAGAGCCACATGAATCGTGGAGAAACCAATAACCCTAACCAAGATGGCAACAGCAAAGAGGATCACAGATTGGTAACTTCCTCCATTAATCGCTGCGAAACTTCCAATTCTGCTGAAAAACGCTATGCACTTGATAACTGCTTTAACAACAAAGACAATGGGGACCAAGATTACAGCAATTGTGAGATTATCGGTTGTTCTATGGCTAAAGATTGCTACAACAACGAGGCATCAGGCTTACAAGATCTCAGCCAGGCAAACCTCAACATTTCTGAATCCGAAAATTGCTTTAACAACAAGAGCTCAAAATCACAAACTTACAGGAGGGCAAAGATTGGCAATCCTAACGACCCCGATTTCGCAATTCGTAATACCTACAACAATGAAAAGAACGGAGCCCAAAACCGGGATGATTACAAATATTTGCCCAGGGGAAACATTATGAATGAACACCAAACTCCTAATTAA